In Cycloclasticus sp., a single genomic region encodes these proteins:
- the moaC gene encoding cyclic pyranopterin monophosphate synthase MoaC has product MSELTHFNAAGDAHMVDISAKADTDRTAITEGFIEMDAATLQRVIDGDNKKGDVLGIARIAGIMASKKTADLVPLCHPLPITHVDIKLEPDTNNNRIVCQTTVTTSGKTGVEMEALNATQVALLTIYDMCKAVDRGMTIQGVRLLEKKGGKSGHWKREAD; this is encoded by the coding sequence ATGTCAGAGCTCACACACTTTAACGCCGCCGGCGACGCCCATATGGTAGACATTAGCGCAAAGGCCGACACAGACCGTACTGCAATAACAGAGGGGTTTATTGAAATGGACGCCGCCACACTGCAACGTGTGATTGATGGTGATAATAAAAAAGGTGACGTGCTTGGCATTGCCCGTATCGCAGGCATTATGGCCAGTAAGAAAACCGCCGACTTGGTGCCTTTATGCCACCCACTCCCCATTACCCACGTGGATATAAAACTCGAGCCCGATACCAACAACAACCGCATTGTTTGCCAAACGACCGTCACCACCTCGGGTAAAACAGGTGTTGAAATGGAAGCACTGAACGCGACACAAGTTGCTTTACTAACGATTTACGATATGTGCAAAGCCGTTGATCGCGGCATGACAATACAGGGCGTTCGCTTGCTTGAGAAAAAAGGCGGTAAATCTGGACATTGGAAACGAGAGGCCGATTAA
- the moaD gene encoding molybdopterin converting factor subunit 1 produces MPIKVLYFASLKEIFGRSEEQLSVEGLTTVGDVWKRVSAGHKISQQVLYSVNQEYAQADSIVKVGDEVAFFPPVTGG; encoded by the coding sequence ATGCCGATAAAAGTACTTTATTTTGCCAGTTTAAAAGAGATATTTGGGCGAAGCGAAGAGCAGCTCAGTGTGGAAGGGTTGACGACGGTTGGGGATGTTTGGAAGCGCGTTAGCGCGGGCCATAAAATATCACAGCAAGTTTTATATTCGGTTAATCAAGAATACGCCCAAGCAGATTCTATTGTTAAAGTGGGTGATGAAGTGGCTTTTTTTCCTCCTGTAACCGGCGGTTAA
- a CDS encoding molybdenum cofactor biosynthesis protein MoaE, giving the protein MIKVTDSEFDPWHELSTFQREMRRDGEFGACANFIGTMRDMNEGDLINGMVLEHYPGMTEKHLEKIVQAAKEQWDLLEALVIHRVGELLPNDPIVLVAVWSAHRKDAFEASRFIMEDLKSKAPFWKKESLRASDQQTEKNRWVAKNTSGY; this is encoded by the coding sequence ATGATTAAAGTAACCGACAGTGAGTTTGACCCTTGGCATGAGCTGTCCACGTTCCAGCGTGAAATGAGGCGGGATGGTGAATTTGGTGCATGCGCTAATTTTATTGGCACGATGCGTGATATGAACGAGGGTGATTTGATCAACGGGATGGTGCTTGAGCATTACCCAGGGATGACTGAGAAGCACCTAGAGAAGATAGTGCAGGCAGCGAAAGAACAGTGGGATCTGTTAGAGGCTTTGGTGATTCATCGGGTCGGTGAGTTGTTGCCGAACGACCCCATTGTATTAGTGGCAGTATGGTCGGCACACCGTAAAGACGCTTTTGAGGCCAGTCGTTTTATTATGGAAGATTTAAAGAGCAAAGCACCTTTCTGGAAAAAGGAAAGTCTACGTGCGAGCGATCAGCAGACAGAAAAAAACCGCTGGGTTGCAAAAAACACCAGCGGTTACTAA
- the ppa gene encoding inorganic diphosphatase produces MSLNLVPSGNDLPHDINVIIEIPSHADPIKYEVDKESGSLFVDRFMGTAMHYPCNYGYVPHTLSDDGDPVDVLVITPVPLMNGSVIRCRPIGVLKMTDEAGEDAKVLAVPVSKLTPLYDDVKSHKDIPAIVLNQISHFFEHYKDLESGKWVKIEGWEGVEGAAKEIMESVERYEATDDKPRF; encoded by the coding sequence ATGAGCCTTAATTTAGTCCCGTCAGGAAACGACTTACCCCACGACATTAACGTCATTATTGAAATACCCTCACATGCTGATCCTATTAAATATGAAGTCGATAAAGAGTCAGGCTCATTATTCGTAGACCGTTTCATGGGCACAGCGATGCACTACCCTTGCAACTACGGCTATGTGCCACACACGTTATCTGATGATGGCGACCCTGTTGACGTTTTAGTTATTACTCCAGTCCCATTAATGAACGGTTCTGTGATTCGTTGTCGCCCCATTGGCGTGCTAAAAATGACTGACGAAGCCGGTGAAGATGCGAAAGTATTAGCCGTCCCCGTGTCAAAATTAACACCGCTTTATGATGACGTAAAATCTCACAAAGACATTCCGGCCATTGTTTTAAACCAAATTTCTCACTTCTTTGAACATTACAAAGATTTAGAGTCTGGTAAATGGGTAAAAATTGAAGGCTGGGAAGGTGTCGAAGGCGCTGCAAAAGAAATCATGGAAAGTGTCGAACGCTACGAAGCTACCGACGACAAGCCTCGTTTCTAA